ATCTTCAACAGCAATTACACGTGAACAAGCAGAACATTTTTGTCCTGAGAAACCGAATGCAGATTGCACAATTGAATCTGCTGCTAAATCTAGGTCACCTTCAGAATCAACAATGATTGTATCTTTACCGCCCATCTCGGCAATGACACGCTTAAGATGTGTTTGACCTTTTTGTACTTTCGCAGCTCTTTCATAAATAGATACACCAACATCACGAGATCCAGTGAATGAAATTAAACTAGTATCTTTATGATCAATTAAGAAGTCACCAATTTCACTTGATGAACCAGGTATATAGTTTACGACCCCTTTAGGTAAACCAGCCTCTTCAAGAACTTCCATAAATTTGTATGCAATAACAGGTGTCTTAGAAGAAGGTTTCAATAATACCGTATTACCTGTAACAACTGGTGCTACTGTTGTACCAGCCATGATAGCAAATGCAAAGTTCCATGGTGAAATGACAACACTAACCCCGATTGGTAAATAATTATATTTATTATATTCTCCAGGACGGCTCTCTACTTTTTTGCCATCTTTTAATTCTAACATTTGGCGCGCATAGTACTCCATAAAGTCAATAGCTTCAGCCGTATCAGCATCTGCTTCTTTCCATGGTTTACCACCTTCTTTAGAAAGTAATGCTGAGAATTCATGTTTACGACGTCTAGTAATCGCAGCTGCTCTAAATAATACATCTGCGCGGACGCTTGGATCAGTTTCTCTCCAAGTTTTAAAAGCATCTTTAGCAGCTTCCATTGCTTGTTCAGCATGTTCTTTGCTAGCTTTAGAAACTAAACCGACTGTTTCTTCAGTATTTGAAGGGTTATAAGAACGCGTTTTATCTTCAGTAAAAATTCTTTCTCCTCCAACAATAATCGGATACTCTTTTCCTAAATATCCTTCAACAGTTTTAAGACCTTCTAAATAAGCAGCCTTATTCTCCTCTTTCGTAAAATCAGTAAATGGTTCGTGTTTGTATGGAATCATTAAAGTAAACCTCCCTAAGTTTATACGGGGCAAAAAAGAAACCCCTTACATTCTTATAATGACACACTTTTATAGATTACTTCAAGATATTTTTCTACAAAATTTTAAGATAAAATTTAGTTGTAATATTACTATAAATAAATATACAGAAACGCGATTAAATCCTCATTTAATCGCGTTTGAATTCATGATATTTTTATCATTCATAGGAGATATTTTTTCTATATTATTAGCCCATTCACAAGTTTCACTATATCTATAGTTGCTCTCGGAAAATTAATAAACAAAAAGACGATTAAATTTATATTTAATCGTCTTCGAGATGCTTATTAGATTGATTAATCCATTTAGGCAACCTTTCTTCTAAAGGTTGAAACCCATATTTTTCTGTCTCTCGTATTTCGTCTAATACAGATCGCTTTTCTTTCTTACGCTCTTGTCTTTTGAAATACTCATTCTCTTTAAGTGATAAATTTAATTTACCGTCAGTTTCAACTTTAATCACTTTTGCTTTAACAACTTGACCAACTGTTAAAAATTGATTGAGGTTATGCACGTAATCATTCATCACTTCCGAAATATGAATGAGACCTTCCACATGTTCAGGGGTTTCAACAAAGGCGCCATATGGCTGAATGCCAGTCACTTTCACCTTTACAAACTGACCAACTTTATATTGTTTTCTCACTTTTAGAAAACCCCTTGTACTTATAGTTATTAACTCTTACATCATAGCATAGTTAATTTTAATTAACCATTAATTTGATATATAATTCTGAAAATAAATCGCATAAATATAACGAATAGTCATGCCATATATTTTGAAAAGATATTAAAAAACATCTTGGGAGATTTACATCCCTGATTAACGTAAAAGAGCGTAAATTCTTCAAAAAATAACAACTCATTTCTATCAGGGACCTTCTATGTTGCTTGTTTGGTCAGTCTTGCAACATACAGGCCATCTATGTTGCTTGTTTGGTCAGTCTTGCAACTTTCAGACCTTCTATGTTGCTTGTTTGGTGAGTCTTGCAACTTTCAGACGTTCTATGTTGCTTGTTTGGTCAGTCTTGCAACTTATAAGCGTTCTATGTTGCTTGTTTAGTTAGTCTTGCAACTTACAAGCGTTCTATGTTGCTTGTTTAGCCAGTCTTGCAACATTCAGCGTGTACTTAAAAGAACAAACAAAAAAATATAAGAAAAATAGATATTCTCCACGATTTTGTAAAGTGCTGACGCACGGGGGAATAGTATGCCGCGCGCGAATACAGGCTCGAACCATACCCTAGACAAGCATGCACTTTCAAAATCGTAAATTTCATAAAAAATAACAACTCATTTCTAGCTGAATAAATCAGTGAAATGAGTTGTTATTTATTTTAAGTAATGAAAATGCGTATATCTCTTGAAATGTCTTAGTTAGTTCAGAAATATCTTCGATTTCAGAGACGTTGATATAAAGCGATATTGACCTCGTTACTTCTCACTTTTTTTCTCCTCTTGCTCTAAATGATCCATCACTTGTTTTTCAAATGATTTCATTTTCTCTTCGTCTTTTTTTGATTTTTTACGAAACATCATAAATACAATGTATGCCAAAATCATAAATAATAATAACGTAGCAACAGCAGGAATATATTCTAATTTATTATCTGGAAAATAAAGAAATTCCATCATAATCCGACCACTCCCCTAGCAACTAGATTATAACAAAGATTAAGTCGAATGAATTGATTTTTTATGACAATTGAATGTCGATTTATTTAATGATTTCAATTGTTTCGATTACAACATCTTCAACAGGTTTATCGTTAGCCCCTACTTTAACATTTGCAATCTCTTCTAAAATATCTTCACCTTCAACGATGTGACCAAATACTGAATGTTTTTGATCTAACCAAGGTGTTCCACCTTTTTCTGCATAACGATCAACGATCTCTTCTGGCCATCCGCCATCTTTAAGTTGTGACAACATATTTGCTGGCACTTCTCTCATTTGAACAATGAAAAATTGAGATCCATTTGTATTAGGTCCAGCATTTGCCATTGATAATGCACCATATAAGTTGAAAGCTTGTAATGAGAATTCATCTTCAAAAGCACTTCCATATATACTTTCTCCGCCCATACCTGTTCCTGTTGGGTCTCCACCTTGCACCATAAAGTCATTAATAACTCTATGGAAAATAATGCCATCATAGTATTTTTTCTCAGCTAAACCGATAAAGTTTTCTACAGTTTTAGGTGCTAATTCAGGAAATAATTTGAAAGTCATATTACCTTTAGTCGTTTTGATTTCTACAACTCTTTCACCTTCAAGTATTTCATTTGTTAATTGAGGATAGTTTGTCATTTAAAATTCTCCATTCATGTTAAAATAATTACAATAGTGATATCATAACATAATTTAATAGAAAGGGGATATCAACATGTTATATCAATTTCCACATAAAACTGGTCAATATGTAGTAGAAGTAATTGAAGAAAAAGGTGATCAACTTCTTGTTAAAGTTGTAGCAGTTTTGAGACACCCTAGACAAGGGGATTTGCATAATCCTAATGAAGTTGAAAATGTATTTTTCCATGAAAGAAAAGCATTAAGTCAGTTTGAAAAAAGGTATACAACAGCTCAATTTTTAAAGCCTTATAATGAAGCAGCTCCAAAATACGTTGAATCATTAAAAACGGCGCTTTACGAACTAGAAGATAAAATGGAGAAAAAAGATAATGCATACAGTGAACAAGCACTGAAATGTATCGAACAATTAAAAATAGATTATTCGAGACAATATAAGATGAATTTTTAAAGTTCACAAAAAAGATTCAAGAATTTTTTTACGTGTTTCTTCATATTTAAAAATAGCCTAAAAATCCTGAAATATTGTCTTGATAGTATTTTCAAGCTTAAACATTATTGTGTATAATATTAGTTAAGTAATTTTTGGAAGGAGGTTATTAAATGAGTTTGATGCATATTATGATTTTATTACCATTAATATTTGCAATCATAATACCAATTTTATATAGGTTCTATAAAGGTATTCACCTAGGATGGTTTGTCTTACCAATCCCTGTTATTATATTTAGTTATTTTATGTCATACATAAATGTTCCAGATTCGGACAAACCATTTATAGTTATTTGGAACTTCATGCCAAGACTCGGAATGAACTTTTCCGTTCATTTAGATGGTTTAAGTTTATTATTCGCATCTTTAATTACAGGTATTGGAGCTCTAGTTGTACTTTATTCCATTACATATTTAAGTAAAAATGAATCATTGGGAAATTTTTATTGTTACTTATTAATGTTTATGGGGGCAATGTTAGGTGTTGTTTTATCAGATAATCTACTTATGCTTTATTTATTCTGGGAACTAACATCTATTTCAAGTTTCTTACTCATTGCTTATTGGCGTCACAAACAATCATCAATATATGGTGCTCAAAAGTCACTTTTAATCACAGTATTCGGTGGTTTAATGTTACTAGGTGGTTTCATTTGCTTATCATTAGCTGGTAACTCTTGGAGTATTACTTCACTTGTACAAAATGCTGAAGAAATACAATCATCACCATACTTTATTTTTGCGATGGTTTTAATTTTAATTGGTGCAATGACTAAATCTGCACAATTTCCATTTCACATATGGTTACCTGATGCAATGGAAGCACCTACGCCA
This portion of the Mammaliicoccus vitulinus genome encodes:
- the kapB gene encoding sporulation phosphorelay system protein KapB — translated: MLYQFPHKTGQYVVEVIEEKGDQLLVKVVAVLRHPRQGDLHNPNEVENVFFHERKALSQFEKRYTTAQFLKPYNEAAPKYVESLKTALYELEDKMEKKDNAYSEQALKCIEQLKIDYSRQYKMNF
- the pruA gene encoding L-glutamate gamma-semialdehyde dehydrogenase encodes the protein MIPYKHEPFTDFTKEENKAAYLEGLKTVEGYLGKEYPIIVGGERIFTEDKTRSYNPSNTEETVGLVSKASKEHAEQAMEAAKDAFKTWRETDPSVRADVLFRAAAITRRRKHEFSALLSKEGGKPWKEADADTAEAIDFMEYYARQMLELKDGKKVESRPGEYNKYNYLPIGVSVVISPWNFAFAIMAGTTVAPVVTGNTVLLKPSSKTPVIAYKFMEVLEEAGLPKGVVNYIPGSSSEIGDFLIDHKDTSLISFTGSRDVGVSIYERAAKVQKGQTHLKRVIAEMGGKDTIIVDSEGDLDLAADSIVQSAFGFSGQKCSACSRVIAVEDIYDELLDKVVERTEKLTVGDSTNQENYMGPVIDENSLNKIKKYIEIGKKEGRVVAGGTTDEEKGHFVNPTVIADLKHDDRVMQEEIFGPVVGFSKAKDFDQAIEFANDTEYGLTGGVISNNRSKLEQARKNFLVGNLYFNRGCTGAIVGYQPFGGFKMSGTDSKAGGPDYLILHLQGRTTSEML
- a CDS encoding peptidylprolyl isomerase — encoded protein: MTNYPQLTNEILEGERVVEIKTTKGNMTFKLFPELAPKTVENFIGLAEKKYYDGIIFHRVINDFMVQGGDPTGTGMGGESIYGSAFEDEFSLQAFNLYGALSMANAGPNTNGSQFFIVQMREVPANMLSQLKDGGWPEEIVDRYAEKGGTPWLDQKHSVFGHIVEGEDILEEIANVKVGANDKPVEDVVIETIEIIK
- the ygs gene encoding S1 domain-containing post-transcriptional regulator Ygs is translated as MRKQYKVGQFVKVKVTGIQPYGAFVETPEHVEGLIHISEVMNDYVHNLNQFLTVGQVVKAKVIKVETDGKLNLSLKENEYFKRQERKKEKRSVLDEIRETEKYGFQPLEERLPKWINQSNKHLEDD